One Schistocerca piceifrons isolate TAMUIC-IGC-003096 chromosome 11, iqSchPice1.1, whole genome shotgun sequence genomic window carries:
- the LOC124720308 gene encoding uncharacterized protein LOC124720308 yields the protein MDFVKQNNHDGAPPHCGIGVRELSEERLPGKWIGRRGPVEWPPRSPDLTPLDFYLWGHLKQIVYAESIRDLRHLGERMQHACDQIAATTVVHRTGWTTLRTGVVAVGMKDCDIDVVLSVTWIRFILQTRCPQFSLDDSLSATEAAVCEVGKEVRVRRSRHGVSSSRDGTRCSATGRSVPKPPDSSATLVAEVLAEPVIRGGTLLHAPSRTAHSWPVWEIFHPLLRLERGRKAGRGGRATAATCAGECPRTTCGSARPL from the exons cacgaCGGAGCCCCTCCGCACTGTGGCATCGGTGTCCGTGAGTTGTCGGAGGAACGACTGCCAGGGAAGTGGATcggtcgccgtggtcccgtggagtgGCCGCCCAGATCCCCTGACTTAACGCCCCTCGATTTTTatctatggggacatcttaagcagaTAGTGTATGCTGAGAGCATCCGTGATTTGAGACACCTGGGGGAACGCATGCAACACGCCTGTGACCAAAttgcggcgactacagttgtgcatcgCACGGGATGGACAACACTTAGAACAggtgttgtagcagtcggtatgaag GATTGTGACATTGATGTGGTGCTGTCAGTGACTTGGATTCGCTTCATTTTGCAGACAAG atgtccacagttttctctggACGACTCGTTAAGTGCCACTGAAGCTGCAGTGTGTGAAGTCGGTAAGGAGGTCAGGGTACGGAGATCCCGGCACGGCGTCTCGTCCTCTCGTGACGGCACGCGGTGTTCGGCTACCGGAAGGTCCGTGCCGAAGCCTCCGGACAGTTCCGCGACGCTCGTGGCGGAGGTTCTGGCCGAGCCGGTTATTCGAGGCGGCACACTGCTACACGCACCGAGCCGGACTGCACACTCGTGGCCAGTGTGGGAAATCTTTCACCCTCTCTTACGACTCGAAAGAGGACGAAAGGCGGGACGAGGGGGAAGAGCTACAGCTGCGACGTGTGCGGGAGAGTGTCCTCGCACCACGTGTGGATCGGCCCGACCGCTGTAA